One window of Marinobacterium aestuarii genomic DNA carries:
- a CDS encoding ABC transporter permease, whose protein sequence is MIAFLIKRVVQAIIVMFVISLVSFSIQDNLGDPLRELVGQSVSEAERQALRDDMGLNDPFLVQYARFAKNALQGDLGTSYFFKEPALQVILNKLPATLELVFGATLIIMLLSVPLGVYSALKPYSLFSRAVMGFSIIGISVPVFLTAIGLIYLFSIELGWMPSFGRGDTALVFGFWNSGFFTTDGLAHLVLPCISLASIMLPLFIRLIRAEMMEVLQSEYVKFAWAKGLAPRRIYFLHALKNTMLPVITVGGVQIGTMVAYTILTETVFQWPGMGFLFLEAVNRVDTPLIVAYLIVVGAIFVVTNTLVDLIYGLVNPTVQLAGKTS, encoded by the coding sequence ATGATTGCTTTTTTGATCAAACGCGTCGTTCAGGCGATTATCGTGATGTTTGTCATCAGCCTGGTCAGCTTCTCGATACAGGACAACCTCGGCGATCCGCTGCGAGAGCTGGTGGGTCAGTCGGTATCGGAAGCGGAACGCCAGGCGCTGCGCGACGACATGGGGCTCAATGACCCCTTCCTGGTGCAGTATGCGCGCTTTGCCAAAAATGCCCTGCAGGGTGATCTGGGCACCTCCTATTTCTTCAAGGAGCCAGCACTGCAGGTGATTCTGAACAAGTTGCCGGCCACGCTGGAGCTGGTGTTCGGTGCCACCCTGATCATCATGCTATTGTCGGTGCCGCTGGGGGTCTATTCGGCGCTCAAACCCTACAGCCTGTTTTCCCGGGCCGTCATGGGGTTCAGTATCATTGGCATTTCGGTGCCCGTGTTCCTGACCGCCATCGGCCTGATCTATCTGTTTTCCATCGAACTCGGCTGGATGCCCTCGTTCGGCCGCGGCGACACGGCGCTGGTGTTCGGTTTCTGGAACAGCGGTTTCTTTACCACCGATGGTCTGGCGCACCTGGTGCTGCCGTGCATTTCGCTGGCGTCGATCATGCTGCCGCTGTTCATTCGTCTGATCCGCGCCGAGATGATGGAAGTGCTGCAGTCCGAATACGTCAAGTTTGCCTGGGCCAAGGGCCTGGCGCCGCGGCGTATCTATTTTCTCCATGCGCTGAAAAACACCATGCTGCCGGTTATTACCGTCGGCGGTGTGCAGATCGGCACCATGGTGGCCTACACCATCCTGACGGAAACGGTATTCCAGTGGCCGGGTATGGGCTTCCTGTTCCTCGAGGCGGTCAACCGGGTCGATACGCCACTGATCGTGGCCTATCTGATTGTCGTCGGTGCCATCTTCGTGGTGACCAATACCCTCGTCGACCTGATCTACGGCCTCGTGAATCCGACAGTGCAGCTGGCAGGTAAAACGTCATGA
- a CDS encoding LysR family transcriptional regulator, translating into MEVRWLDDFIALAKTRHFSRAADERNVTQPTLSRRIKLLEDEMGVTLIDRNTLPLSLTPAGEVFLAGVEQISRIARETKARCNEIREQESNRLYFATTQTLYLCFYNDWIQPFSNQPGFDIELNLKSTAWVGADFVNALAQGDCDLVLCYWHPAIEFMGALDEDRFEYLTVTDEVLVPITALDDQQQPIYSLPGSGREPLPYIGYHEGAFARPVIQQFMQQQLRPPQLVTMNENVHAISVKAMVKEGFGLGWVPRRLIDDSLRYSQLGLAGDEHWHIPLQIRLYRRRHDHNANLEAFWSLLAERFERPSSVLP; encoded by the coding sequence ATGGAAGTCAGATGGCTGGATGATTTCATCGCACTGGCAAAGACGCGGCACTTTTCCCGTGCCGCTGACGAGCGTAACGTGACGCAACCGACCCTGAGCCGGCGTATCAAGCTGCTCGAAGACGAGATGGGCGTGACCCTGATTGACCGTAACACCCTGCCGCTGTCGCTGACGCCGGCCGGCGAGGTTTTTCTGGCCGGCGTCGAACAGATTAGCCGTATCGCCCGCGAGACCAAGGCGCGCTGTAACGAAATACGTGAGCAGGAAAGCAATCGGCTCTACTTCGCCACCACCCAGACGCTCTACCTGTGCTTTTACAACGACTGGATCCAGCCATTCTCCAACCAGCCGGGTTTCGACATCGAGCTGAACCTCAAATCCACTGCCTGGGTCGGTGCCGACTTCGTTAATGCCCTGGCCCAGGGGGATTGCGATCTGGTGCTCTGTTACTGGCACCCGGCCATCGAGTTCATGGGGGCGCTGGATGAGGACCGCTTTGAATACCTGACCGTGACCGACGAGGTGCTGGTACCGATCACCGCGCTGGACGATCAACAGCAGCCGATCTATTCCCTGCCGGGCAGCGGCCGCGAACCGCTGCCCTATATCGGCTACCATGAGGGCGCTTTTGCCCGCCCGGTGATTCAGCAGTTCATGCAGCAGCAATTACGGCCGCCGCAGCTGGTCACCATGAACGAAAACGTGCATGCCATCAGCGTCAAGGCCATGGTCAAGGAGGGCTTCGGCCTGGGCTGGGTGCCGCGCCGCCTGATCGACGATAGCCTGCGATACAGCCAGCTGGGCCTGGCCGGTGACGAACACTGGCATATTCCGCTACAGATCCGTCTTTATCGGCGTCGACACGACCACAATGCCAACCTCGAAGCGTTCTGGTCGCTGCTGGCCGAGCGTTTCGAGCGGCCTTCCAGCGTCTTACCCTGA
- a CDS encoding ABC transporter ATP-binding protein gives MNAQAKSLVQIRDLYKRFSISGDFLDQLKFRGGKLVREQQHVHAINGVNLDVQRGEALCVVGESGCGKSTIARTVMGLLKPSAGSISYGGERIDHLSDRQILPYRRKMQMIFQNPYASLNPRMTIAQTLEEPVRFHNPGASTTEVRDKVHEVMQSVGIDPSWGKRFSHEFSGGQRQRISIARALAVDPEFIVADEPISALDVSIQAQVLNLMMDAQESRNLTYLFITHDLSVVEHFGTRVAVMYLGSLCELAPTKALFATPRHPYSQALLSAIPRLEDGRPAHIRLQGEVSTPVNLPSGCVFHGRCPHANERCSREIPTLIATSEGGQVACHAVQEGRF, from the coding sequence ATGAATGCCCAAGCCAAATCCCTGGTTCAGATCAGGGACCTGTACAAGCGCTTTTCCATCTCCGGCGATTTCCTCGATCAGCTGAAATTTCGCGGCGGCAAGCTCGTGCGCGAACAGCAGCATGTGCACGCGATCAACGGTGTGAACCTCGACGTGCAGCGCGGTGAGGCGCTCTGCGTGGTCGGCGAGTCCGGCTGCGGCAAGTCGACCATCGCCCGTACCGTGATGGGGCTGCTCAAGCCCAGCGCTGGCTCCATCAGCTATGGTGGCGAGCGTATCGATCATCTCAGTGACCGTCAGATACTGCCGTACCGGCGCAAGATGCAGATGATCTTCCAGAACCCCTATGCGTCGCTGAATCCGCGCATGACCATCGCCCAGACGCTGGAAGAACCGGTGCGCTTTCACAACCCCGGGGCGTCGACCACCGAGGTGCGCGACAAGGTGCACGAGGTGATGCAGTCGGTCGGTATAGACCCGAGCTGGGGCAAGCGTTTTTCCCACGAGTTTTCCGGCGGCCAGCGCCAGCGCATCAGCATCGCCCGGGCGCTGGCGGTAGATCCGGAATTCATCGTCGCGGACGAGCCGATCTCGGCCCTCGATGTCTCGATCCAGGCCCAGGTGCTGAACCTGATGATGGACGCCCAGGAAAGCCGCAACCTGACCTATCTGTTCATTACCCACGATCTGTCGGTGGTCGAGCATTTCGGCACCCGGGTGGCCGTCATGTACCTCGGCAGCCTGTGCGAGCTGGCCCCGACCAAGGCGCTGTTCGCAACGCCGCGTCACCCGTATTCCCAGGCGCTGCTGTCGGCGATCCCGCGTCTGGAAGACGGCAGGCCGGCCCATATCCGGTTGCAGGGCGAGGTGTCGACGCCGGTTAACCTGCCGTCGGGCTGCGTGTTCCATGGCCGCTGTCCCCATGCCAACGAGCGCTGCTCGCGGGAAATTCCCACACTGATTGCCACCAGTGAAGGTGGCCAGGTGGCCTGTCACGCGGTGCAAGAGGGCCGGTTCTGA
- a CDS encoding ABC transporter ATP-binding protein, which yields MALLEVNNLEVRFGLRSGEVTALRDINFSLERGERLGVVGESGAGKSVLGFSILNLLSKPGYIAGGEILFEGQNLAAMSPKQLRSIRGNRISMIFQDPMMTLNPVLTIGQQMVECLLAHRKISRADARRIAVQKLKQVQIPSPETRIDQYPHELSGGMRQRIVIAIGLLMDPDIIIADEPTTALDVTIQAEIMDLMLDLCERNSVALMLITHDLGIVSQMTRQAMVMYAGRIIEQGPTKEIINDAQHPYTQGLMNALPQMALPGQRLNQIRGSMPPLQHIPTGCAFNPRCDYVMDACRHELPGFTRSGGCRVACHMVAQMKLEEEAAARALEVN from the coding sequence ATGGCACTGTTGGAAGTCAATAACCTTGAAGTCCGTTTCGGCCTGCGCAGCGGCGAAGTGACGGCCCTGCGGGACATTAATTTCAGCCTGGAGCGGGGCGAGCGGCTCGGCGTGGTGGGCGAGTCCGGTGCCGGCAAGTCGGTGCTGGGTTTCTCGATCCTCAACCTGCTGTCCAAACCCGGTTATATCGCCGGCGGCGAGATCCTGTTCGAGGGACAGAACCTTGCCGCGATGTCACCCAAACAGCTGCGCTCGATTCGCGGCAACCGCATCTCGATGATCTTCCAGGATCCGATGATGACGCTCAATCCGGTGCTGACCATCGGCCAGCAGATGGTCGAGTGCCTGCTCGCCCATCGCAAGATCAGCCGCGCTGATGCCAGGCGCATTGCGGTGCAGAAGCTCAAGCAGGTGCAGATTCCGTCACCCGAGACGCGTATCGATCAGTACCCGCACGAACTGTCCGGTGGCATGCGCCAGCGCATCGTCATCGCCATCGGCCTGCTGATGGACCCGGACATCATCATTGCCGACGAGCCGACCACGGCGCTGGACGTGACCATTCAGGCCGAGATCATGGACCTGATGCTGGATCTGTGCGAGCGCAACAGCGTGGCGCTGATGCTGATCACCCATGATCTGGGCATAGTGTCCCAGATGACCCGCCAGGCGATGGTGATGTACGCCGGTCGCATCATCGAGCAGGGACCCACCAAGGAAATCATCAATGATGCCCAGCATCCTTACACCCAGGGGCTGATGAACGCGCTGCCGCAGATGGCGCTGCCGGGACAGCGTCTGAACCAGATTCGCGGTTCCATGCCGCCGCTGCAGCATATCCCCACCGGTTGTGCCTTTAATCCGCGCTGCGACTATGTGATGGATGCCTGTCGCCATGAGCTGCCAGGCTTCACCCGTTCCGGTGGCTGCAGGGTTGCCTGCCATATGGTGGCGCAGATGAAACTCGAGGAAGAGGCGGCCGCACGCGCCCTGGAGGTCAACTAA
- a CDS encoding ABC transporter permease: MNDHVQTLDTPPSAWQRFLDSHLWHSFTKDRVAQFSLLIFVAYAILALLAPLIAPYNPYDPAQIDILNAEMPPSWEPGSDPAFWLGTDAQGRDLWSTILYGTRVSLAIGLCAVVLQALIGIVVGLLAGYRGGRIDSLLMRIADVQLSFSTMMVAIVVLAVFQATFGTELYQELAMVMLILVIGIAEWPQYARTIRASVLAEKKKEYVDAARVIGLRAPRIMFRHILPNTLSPILVISTVQVANAIIAEASLSFLGLGMPVSEPSLGSLISSGFEYIFSGSWWITVIPGAVLISLVLVMNLLGDWLRDVLNPKLYKG; encoded by the coding sequence ATGAACGATCACGTACAGACCCTGGATACACCGCCGAGCGCCTGGCAGCGTTTCCTCGACAGCCACCTGTGGCACAGTTTCACCAAGGACCGGGTGGCGCAGTTCAGTCTGCTGATTTTCGTCGCCTATGCCATCCTGGCGCTGCTGGCGCCGCTGATTGCGCCTTACAATCCCTACGACCCGGCCCAGATCGACATCCTCAATGCCGAAATGCCGCCCAGCTGGGAGCCGGGGTCGGACCCGGCCTTCTGGCTCGGCACCGATGCCCAGGGCCGCGACCTCTGGTCGACCATTCTCTACGGCACCCGGGTGTCGCTGGCCATCGGTCTGTGCGCCGTGGTACTGCAGGCGCTGATCGGTATCGTCGTTGGCCTGCTGGCCGGTTACCGGGGCGGGCGCATTGACAGTCTGCTGATGCGTATAGCCGATGTGCAGCTGTCGTTCTCGACCATGATGGTGGCGATCGTGGTGCTGGCGGTGTTCCAGGCGACCTTCGGCACCGAGCTGTACCAGGAGCTGGCCATGGTGATGCTGATCCTGGTGATCGGCATCGCCGAATGGCCCCAGTATGCCCGTACCATCCGCGCCTCTGTGCTGGCCGAGAAGAAGAAGGAATATGTCGACGCGGCCCGGGTCATTGGCCTCAGGGCGCCGCGCATCATGTTCCGCCACATTCTGCCCAATACGCTGTCGCCCATTCTGGTGATCTCGACGGTGCAGGTGGCCAACGCCATTATCGCCGAGGCCTCGCTGTCGTTCCTGGGCCTGGGCATGCCGGTGTCCGAGCCGTCGCTGGGCTCGCTGATCTCCAGCGGCTTCGAATATATCTTTTCCGGCTCCTGGTGGATCACCGTGATCCCGGGCGCGGTGCTGATCAGCCTGGTACTGGTGATGAACCTGCTGGGCGACTGGCTGCGCGACGTCCTCAACCCGAAACTCTACAAGGGATAA
- a CDS encoding RecQ family ATP-dependent DNA helicase: protein MTTAPVTNALMTRAFETLQSTFGLTAFRDGQQAAIDKLLQGESVLTVFPTGGGKSLCYQLPALLIEGLTLVVSPLIALMQDQVAALHARGIAAARLDSSRSGDEVREIYRQLRSGELKLLYVAPERLQNSRFLALLQGLHIGMMAVDEAHCISEWGHNFRPDYLKLAQLARDIGVQRVLALTATATPSVAADICRQFAIPASNHIHTGFYRANLALAVTPCRDADKLPLLLRALQVAPGDASIVYVTLQQQAESLAAQLQGAGIRARAYHAGMKPEVRESIQNAFMAGEVSTVVATIAFGMGIDKADIRAVYHYNLPKSLENYMQEIGRAGRDGAASRCELFACPDDIRVLENFTYGDTPVPQHLDALIGHLLSLGNPFDIAVYDLSNQFDIRPLVINTVLTYLELEGVIAGTGPFYSTYQIRFELPQAQLLQGFDAARAEFLQRVFASGKQGRIWLTLDVTHAAEALGEPRERLLKALQYLEQQGSISTQVKGVRQQYRRLQTPDLAQLCGRLGQLFARREEQSLSRLRQVLDYAEDAHCLPAQLCGYFGDNLTEACGQCSSCLESGARSLPTLADAAMSAAQQRSIDSLIAEGQEALRHPRQLARFLCGLSSPATFRLRKHPAYGSLSAQPFQQVLEAVERRLGA from the coding sequence ATGACCACTGCACCCGTTACAAATGCACTGATGACCAGGGCATTTGAAACGCTTCAATCCACATTCGGTCTGACGGCCTTTCGTGACGGCCAGCAGGCCGCCATCGACAAGCTGCTGCAGGGTGAGTCGGTACTCACGGTCTTTCCCACCGGCGGCGGCAAGAGTCTGTGTTATCAGCTGCCGGCGCTGCTGATCGAGGGTCTGACGCTGGTGGTTTCCCCGCTGATCGCGCTGATGCAGGACCAGGTCGCGGCCCTGCACGCCAGGGGTATTGCCGCGGCGCGGCTGGATTCCAGTCGCAGCGGTGACGAGGTGCGCGAGATCTACCGTCAGTTGCGCAGCGGTGAGCTCAAGCTGCTGTACGTGGCGCCGGAGCGGCTGCAGAATTCGCGTTTTCTGGCGCTGTTGCAGGGGCTGCATATCGGCATGATGGCGGTAGATGAAGCCCACTGCATTTCCGAGTGGGGCCATAACTTTCGTCCCGACTATCTCAAGCTGGCGCAGCTGGCGCGGGATATAGGCGTGCAGCGGGTGCTGGCCCTGACCGCCACCGCGACGCCATCCGTGGCTGCGGATATCTGCCGCCAGTTCGCTATCCCTGCGAGCAATCATATCCACACCGGCTTCTACAGGGCCAATCTGGCCCTGGCGGTAACGCCCTGTCGCGATGCTGACAAGCTGCCGCTGTTGCTGCGTGCATTGCAGGTCGCCCCCGGCGACGCTTCCATTGTTTACGTTACGCTGCAGCAGCAGGCCGAAAGCCTGGCGGCACAGCTCCAAGGCGCCGGTATCCGCGCCCGGGCCTACCACGCTGGCATGAAACCCGAGGTGCGCGAGTCCATCCAGAACGCCTTTATGGCGGGGGAGGTCAGCACTGTGGTGGCGACCATCGCCTTTGGCATGGGTATCGACAAGGCCGACATCCGTGCCGTGTATCACTACAACCTGCCCAAGTCGCTGGAAAACTACATGCAGGAAATTGGCCGCGCCGGGCGTGATGGCGCGGCGTCGCGCTGCGAGCTGTTCGCCTGCCCGGACGATATCCGCGTACTGGAAAACTTCACCTATGGCGACACGCCGGTGCCGCAGCATCTGGATGCGCTGATCGGGCATCTGCTGTCACTTGGCAATCCCTTCGATATCGCGGTCTATGACCTGTCAAACCAGTTCGATATACGCCCGCTGGTGATCAATACGGTGCTCACCTACCTGGAGCTCGAAGGCGTGATCGCCGGCACCGGGCCTTTCTACAGCACTTACCAGATCCGCTTCGAGCTGCCCCAGGCGCAGCTGTTGCAGGGCTTTGATGCCGCTCGGGCCGAGTTTCTGCAACGGGTGTTTGCCAGCGGCAAGCAGGGGCGGATATGGCTGACGCTGGATGTTACCCATGCCGCCGAGGCGTTGGGCGAGCCGCGTGAACGCCTGCTCAAGGCGCTGCAGTATCTGGAGCAGCAGGGCAGTATTAGCACTCAGGTCAAGGGCGTGCGCCAGCAGTATCGCAGGCTGCAGACGCCGGACCTGGCGCAGCTCTGCGGGCGCCTGGGGCAGCTCTTTGCGAGGCGCGAAGAACAGAGCCTTTCCAGGTTGCGCCAGGTGCTGGACTATGCCGAGGATGCCCATTGCCTGCCGGCCCAGTTGTGCGGCTATTTCGGTGACAACCTCACCGAAGCCTGTGGTCAGTGCAGCAGCTGCCTGGAATCGGGCGCGCGCAGCCTGCCGACCCTGGCCGACGCGGCCATGAGTGCCGCCCAGCAACGCAGTATCGATTCCCTGATCGCAGAGGGCCAGGAGGCGCTACGCCACCCGCGCCAGCTGGCCCGTTTCCTCTGTGGCCTGTCGAGCCCGGCGACCTTTCGACTGCGCAAGCATCCGGCCTATGGCAGCCTGAGTGCACAACCCTTCCAGCAGGTGCTTGAAGCTGTAGAGCGACGTTTGGGTGCTTAG
- a CDS encoding M14 family metallopeptidase, producing MSKLHISANFDSGNIDVLDASRADDIQLKIRKDSGSDFYQWFHYRVQGGRGLALRMRLLNAAGASYPDGWDDYRAVASYDRKHWFRVPTCYSGGELVIEHEPEQDSLYYAYFAPYSFEQHLDLIAWAGQSERVRIEHLGTTLDGRDLDLLRIGTPAAGCKTIWITARQHPGETMAQWCAQGLIERLLDRHDAQAGRLLEEAVIYLVPNMNPDGAVRGHLRTNALGVNLNREWDRPSLVRSPEVFLVRARMEQTGVDLHLDLHGDEGLPCNFIDGQDGLPWAEASLLQQELQFEQDLAAANADFQLERGYPPGKYGPESITIASNWVGKRFQCPAMTLEMPFKDYDLRPDPLQGWSPERSARLGASLLDPLLAWLARQI from the coding sequence ATGAGCAAACTACATATCAGTGCAAACTTCGACAGCGGCAATATTGACGTTCTAGACGCCAGCCGGGCGGACGATATACAGCTGAAAATCCGCAAGGACAGCGGCTCGGACTTCTACCAGTGGTTCCATTACCGCGTACAGGGCGGCCGCGGCCTGGCGCTGCGCATGCGCCTGCTCAACGCCGCCGGTGCCTCCTACCCGGACGGCTGGGACGACTACCGGGCGGTGGCGTCCTACGATCGCAAGCACTGGTTCCGGGTGCCGACCTGCTACAGCGGCGGCGAACTGGTGATCGAACACGAGCCTGAGCAGGACAGCCTCTACTATGCTTATTTCGCGCCCTACAGCTTCGAGCAGCATCTGGACCTGATCGCCTGGGCCGGCCAGTCGGAGCGGGTGCGCATCGAACATCTGGGCACTACCCTGGACGGCCGCGACCTGGATCTGCTGCGCATCGGTACGCCGGCAGCGGGATGCAAAACGATCTGGATCACCGCGCGCCAGCATCCGGGCGAAACCATGGCCCAGTGGTGTGCCCAGGGGCTGATCGAGCGGCTGCTGGACCGGCACGATGCCCAGGCGGGCCGACTGCTGGAGGAGGCGGTTATCTACCTGGTGCCCAACATGAATCCCGATGGAGCGGTGCGCGGTCATCTGCGCACCAATGCGCTGGGCGTGAACCTGAACCGGGAATGGGATAGGCCCAGTCTCGTGCGCAGCCCCGAGGTCTTCCTGGTGCGGGCGCGGATGGAGCAGACCGGGGTCGATCTGCACCTCGACCTGCATGGCGATGAAGGACTGCCGTGCAACTTCATCGACGGGCAGGACGGCTTGCCCTGGGCCGAGGCGTCGTTGCTGCAACAGGAACTGCAGTTCGAGCAGGACCTGGCGGCGGCCAATGCGGATTTTCAGCTCGAGCGCGGTTATCCGCCCGGCAAGTACGGGCCCGAGTCCATCACCATTGCCAGCAACTGGGTTGGCAAGCGCTTTCAGTGCCCGGCGATGACACTGGAGATGCCGTTCAAGGACTACGATCTGCGGCCAGACCCGCTGCAGGGCTGGTCGCCCGAGCGCTCGGCGCGCCTGGGCGCATCCCTACTGGACCCGCTGCTGGCCTGGCTCGCACGCCAGATCTGA
- the pepQ gene encoding Xaa-Pro dipeptidase → MHKFFAHHIETLRARFDRILSESAFDALLLGSGTAPRRFLDDTQYPFRAHPPFVQWLPYLTEQPGSWLLLRPGYKPVLYLYCPDDFWHQAPEAPSGDWTALFEIECFTDVGALKALLKGLGRTAVIAAAQPDFAREDWVHNPAGLMARLDFERALKTDWELHCLRQANRIAVRGHLAAEQLFQAGASEYAIHQGYLAAIDHNERDLPYDNIVALNCHAAVLHYQFQQREAPAERHTLLIDAGASHHGYAADITRTHAADPASAFAGLIAALDSAQKSLLRSVAPGASFIELHQQMHELLAGVLRDAGLVSASVEAQIAQGITRAFFPHGLGHLLGLQVHDVGGWQQDAAGSLREPPAEHPFLRLTRTLQPGFVITIEPGLYFIPSLLGKLRESPGGRAVNWAQLKALMPFGGIRIEDNVAVTAQGCENFTRDAFAAAGREGF, encoded by the coding sequence ATGCACAAATTCTTTGCACACCATATCGAAACGCTCAGGGCACGCTTTGACCGGATCTTGTCAGAGTCTGCATTCGACGCGCTGTTGCTCGGTTCCGGCACCGCACCGCGGCGCTTTCTCGACGATACCCAGTATCCCTTTCGGGCCCATCCGCCTTTCGTGCAGTGGCTGCCGTACCTGACCGAGCAGCCCGGCAGCTGGCTGCTGCTGCGTCCGGGGTATAAGCCCGTGCTTTACCTCTACTGCCCGGACGATTTCTGGCACCAGGCCCCCGAAGCACCGAGCGGCGACTGGACCGCTCTGTTCGAGATCGAGTGCTTCACCGATGTCGGCGCACTGAAAGCGCTCTTAAAGGGCCTTGGCCGCACCGCCGTGATTGCTGCGGCGCAGCCGGATTTTGCCCGTGAGGACTGGGTGCACAATCCTGCTGGGCTGATGGCACGGCTGGATTTCGAACGGGCGCTGAAGACCGACTGGGAGCTGCATTGCCTGCGACAGGCCAACCGTATCGCGGTGCGGGGGCATCTTGCCGCCGAGCAGCTGTTCCAGGCCGGCGCCAGTGAATACGCTATCCACCAGGGCTACCTGGCTGCCATCGATCACAACGAGCGGGACCTGCCCTACGACAATATCGTGGCGCTGAACTGTCATGCGGCGGTGCTGCACTACCAGTTTCAGCAGCGCGAGGCGCCGGCTGAGCGACACACGCTGCTGATCGACGCCGGTGCCAGCCATCATGGCTACGCCGCCGATATTACCCGCACCCATGCCGCCGATCCGGCCTCGGCGTTCGCCGGCCTGATCGCGGCGCTCGACAGTGCACAAAAATCCTTGCTGCGCTCCGTCGCCCCCGGTGCCAGCTTCATTGAACTGCACCAGCAGATGCACGAGCTGCTCGCAGGTGTACTGCGCGACGCCGGGCTGGTCAGCGCCAGCGTGGAAGCGCAGATCGCGCAGGGCATCACCCGTGCGTTCTTCCCCCATGGTCTCGGCCATTTGCTGGGCCTGCAGGTGCACGATGTGGGCGGCTGGCAGCAGGACGCCGCCGGCAGCCTGCGCGAGCCGCCTGCGGAGCACCCGTTCCTGCGCCTGACCCGAACGCTGCAACCGGGATTCGTCATCACCATCGAACCGGGGCTCTATTTCATTCCGTCGCTGCTTGGCAAGCTGCGAGAGTCTCCGGGCGGTCGCGCCGTGAACTGGGCACAGCTGAAAGCCCTGATGCCCTTCGGTGGTATCCGTATCGAGGACAATGTCGCCGTGACTGCACAGGGCTGCGAGAACTTTACCCGCGATGCGTTTGCAGCGGCGGGGCGGGAAGGGTTCTAA